The following are encoded together in the Capsulimonas corticalis genome:
- a CDS encoding ABC transporter ATP-binding protein has product MTSSTLAIQTDHLRKVYGGSLKGQPFVAVQDMNLQVPRGQVFGFLGPNGAGKTTTINMLLGNIAPTAGSAQLLGRPIGDIEARAKLGFLPEKFQFHDFLTAEEFLDLHGKLYGMSAAKRRERIGETLEMVGLTARRKSKIREFSKGMQQRVGLAQAILNDPDLVILDEPTSALDPLGRREVREIVTALKAQGKTVMLNSHLLSEIEMTCDQVAILKAGQVIKQGKIDDLLAAPATVQMRILNQSPALMRALGSLARTVEAQGEMVTASISEDGIIPDLVAAVVGSGGRLMSLLPIRESLEDLFIRVVETEGTI; this is encoded by the coding sequence ATGACTTCATCCACGCTCGCCATCCAAACCGACCATCTGCGCAAGGTCTACGGAGGTTCCTTAAAAGGGCAGCCGTTTGTCGCCGTGCAGGATATGAACCTGCAAGTGCCGCGCGGGCAGGTGTTCGGGTTCCTCGGGCCGAACGGCGCCGGCAAGACCACCACAATCAATATGCTGCTGGGGAATATCGCGCCGACAGCGGGGTCCGCGCAGCTGCTCGGGCGGCCGATTGGCGATATCGAGGCGCGCGCCAAGCTGGGCTTTCTGCCCGAGAAGTTCCAATTTCACGATTTTCTGACCGCCGAGGAGTTTCTGGACCTGCACGGCAAGCTCTACGGCATGTCCGCCGCGAAACGCCGCGAGCGGATCGGCGAGACGCTGGAGATGGTGGGGCTGACGGCGCGACGCAAAAGCAAGATTCGGGAGTTTTCCAAGGGAATGCAGCAGCGCGTCGGGCTGGCGCAGGCGATTTTGAACGATCCCGATCTGGTGATTCTGGACGAACCGACGAGCGCGCTTGACCCATTGGGACGGCGCGAGGTGCGCGAAATCGTGACGGCGCTTAAAGCGCAGGGCAAGACGGTGATGCTCAACTCGCACTTGCTCTCGGAGATCGAGATGACGTGCGATCAGGTCGCCATCCTGAAGGCGGGGCAGGTGATCAAGCAGGGAAAGATCGACGATCTGCTCGCCGCGCCGGCCACGGTGCAGATGCGGATTTTGAATCAGAGCCCGGCGCTGATGCGCGCGCTCGGAAGCCTGGCGCGGACGGTGGAGGCTCAGGGCGAGATGGTGACGGCAAGTATCAGCGAGGATGGGATCATCCCCGATCTCGTGGCGGCGGTGGTGGGAAGCGGAGGACGATTGATGTCCCTGCTGCCCATCCGAGAATCTTTGGAAGATCTGTTCATTCGGGTCGTGGAAACGGAGGGGACGATATGA
- a CDS encoding ABC transporter permease — translation MNHVWTLAGLTIKEAVRRRVFFASMLVALIFVLFAVLPLHIGRGTEGVELDAAREFSAKTLAWMGCGVIKFFGSVLAVTLAAGAITAEVDRGVLSIVAPKPLPRAAIYLGKWIGLLALLAVSVALWSVLLVGAIYIHTHLFYPRIFLGILATFLFPLLFATLTLCFSSFATHALSAGLALIAAGVALAEDTLNFLSIMLNAPVLKSLSTLVGYIVPLGKMNHWITRGLGDAGNDLSARNPLGAQAVHTSTGDMAYILFYIAAALAIGLFIFQKRDL, via the coding sequence ATGAACCATGTCTGGACCCTCGCGGGGCTGACCATCAAAGAAGCGGTGCGCCGGCGTGTCTTTTTCGCGTCGATGCTGGTGGCGCTGATCTTCGTGCTGTTCGCCGTGCTGCCGCTGCATATCGGACGCGGGACCGAAGGCGTGGAGCTGGACGCCGCCCGGGAGTTTTCCGCCAAGACCCTGGCGTGGATGGGCTGCGGCGTGATCAAGTTCTTCGGCTCGGTGCTCGCCGTCACGCTCGCCGCCGGCGCGATCACCGCAGAAGTGGATCGCGGCGTGCTGTCGATTGTCGCTCCGAAGCCGCTCCCGCGCGCGGCGATTTATTTGGGCAAATGGATTGGGCTGCTGGCTCTGCTCGCCGTCAGCGTCGCCCTCTGGTCGGTCCTATTGGTCGGCGCCATTTACATCCACACGCATCTGTTTTACCCACGGATCTTCCTGGGGATCCTGGCGACATTTCTGTTCCCGCTGCTGTTTGCAACCCTGACGCTGTGCTTCTCCTCATTCGCGACGCACGCGCTTTCGGCGGGGCTCGCGCTGATCGCCGCCGGCGTTGCGCTCGCGGAGGACACGCTTAACTTCCTCTCGATCATGCTCAATGCGCCGGTCCTGAAGTCGCTCAGCACGCTTGTCGGATACATCGTTCCGCTCGGCAAGATGAACCATTGGATCACGCGCGGCCTGGGCGACGCCGGCAACGATCTCAGCGCGCGAAATCCCTTGGGAGCGCAGGCGGTTCACACGTCCACGGGGGATATGGCGTATATCCTGTTTTACATCGCGGCGGCGCTGGCGATCGGCTTGTTTATCTTCCAGAAGCGGGATTTATGA
- a CDS encoding ThuA domain-containing protein encodes MAWRLGIGSIVLLMLLGGAVAQAAPSKRVLVVTVTKGFRHDVIPTAERVLGEIAAKDGEIQIDYARTDEEVATKMTATALQAYDGVIFAETTGDLPLPDRQAFLDWIRDGHAFVGIHSASDTFHGFPGYLQMLGGEFKQHGPQVHVQCLVADAKFPATADMGSALDVPMEEVYQFQNFEAHQVHLLLYLDKHPNDGTPGLYPIAWNRMYGKGRVFYTALGHREDIWNAPWYQAHLLGGLCWSLGLAKGDSRPRPLPAVAK; translated from the coding sequence ATGGCGTGGAGACTTGGGATTGGTTCGATCGTACTATTGATGCTGCTGGGGGGCGCTGTGGCGCAGGCGGCGCCGTCGAAACGAGTGCTGGTGGTGACCGTCACCAAAGGGTTCCGGCACGATGTTATTCCGACGGCGGAGCGTGTTTTGGGGGAGATCGCGGCGAAGGACGGCGAGATCCAGATCGATTACGCGCGCACCGATGAGGAAGTCGCGACCAAGATGACGGCGACCGCGCTGCAAGCCTACGATGGCGTGATCTTCGCGGAAACCACCGGAGACCTGCCGCTGCCGGACCGGCAGGCGTTTCTCGATTGGATCCGCGACGGCCACGCCTTTGTCGGCATCCACAGCGCCTCGGATACGTTCCATGGATTCCCTGGCTACCTACAGATGCTCGGCGGCGAATTCAAGCAGCACGGCCCACAGGTCCACGTCCAATGTCTCGTCGCCGACGCCAAATTTCCGGCGACCGCGGACATGGGATCTGCATTGGATGTTCCGATGGAGGAGGTCTATCAGTTCCAGAACTTCGAGGCCCATCAAGTCCATCTGCTGCTGTATTTGGACAAGCATCCGAACGACGGAACGCCTGGCCTTTACCCCATCGCCTGGAACCGTATGTACGGCAAAGGTCGCGTGTTCTACACGGCCCTGGGACATCGCGAGGATATCTGGAACGCCCCCTGGTATCAGGCCCATCTGCTCGGCGGTCTGTGCTGGAGCCTGGGGCTTGCGAAGGGCGATTCCCGGCCGCGTCCGCTGCCGGCCGTCGCGAAGTAG
- the rnhA gene encoding ribonuclease HI: protein MNTSTEQKHIEIFTDGACTGNPGPGGYGVIVTQDGESKELSGGFRRTTNNRMELIAAIVGLQALESPSKVTLYTDSQYLANGISKGWAKKWRSNNWMRTPKDPAINPDLWSTLLDLCDRHQVTFQWVRGHAGHTENERCDRLSVAAAGGRDLPADHVYEKLPAKR, encoded by the coding sequence GTGAATACATCAACCGAACAAAAGCATATCGAGATTTTTACCGACGGCGCGTGCACGGGCAACCCGGGGCCGGGGGGCTATGGCGTGATCGTCACGCAGGACGGCGAATCGAAGGAGCTGTCGGGCGGCTTCCGGCGGACGACGAACAACCGGATGGAGCTGATCGCGGCCATTGTCGGGCTTCAGGCATTGGAGAGTCCGAGCAAGGTGACACTCTACACGGACTCGCAGTATCTGGCGAATGGGATCAGCAAGGGCTGGGCGAAGAAGTGGCGCTCGAATAACTGGATGCGCACGCCCAAGGATCCCGCGATCAATCCCGATCTATGGTCCACGCTGCTCGATCTGTGCGACCGTCACCAAGTGACGTTCCAGTGGGTGCGCGGCCACGCAGGGCACACCGAAAACGAGCGCTGCGACCGTTTGTCGGTCGCAGCGGCAGGCGGCCGCGATCTCCCGGCGGACCATGTGTACGAGAAGCTGCCCGCTAAGCGGTAA
- a CDS encoding TIM barrel protein has protein sequence MNTSSSSRITRRGFLTQAAALSLTAAALPQSRTSEAAPPPRLPAPQYTLSVNLELMFPGDMPFDQRLQIVVDAGAKAYSFWGHEGKPLDKMRAIQDKSGIACASIIGPTKTGWGAGLTKTGEEKAFLDDFADSIKVAKRLGAENLITFVGVTQPDIPWQTQHDQIVTGLKAAGDLAGAAGVYATLEPLNGVENAQMAIITSARAYEIAKEVNHERVKVDFDLYHRQLGEGNLLDTLKDGIAKGYVRFVEVGDVPGRFEPGTGEVNYPRIFQVLREIGYAGYIGMEHRTTTTPKEAFDKVKALAGLA, from the coding sequence ATGAACACCTCTTCCTCCTCACGAATCACACGGCGCGGCTTTCTCACGCAGGCGGCCGCTCTGTCGCTGACGGCCGCCGCGCTGCCCCAATCGCGAACGAGCGAAGCGGCGCCGCCGCCCCGCTTGCCGGCGCCTCAGTACACGCTATCGGTCAATCTGGAGCTGATGTTTCCGGGGGACATGCCGTTTGACCAGCGTCTGCAAATCGTCGTGGACGCCGGGGCGAAAGCATATTCGTTCTGGGGGCATGAGGGTAAACCGCTGGACAAAATGCGGGCGATTCAGGACAAGTCCGGCATTGCGTGCGCGTCAATCATCGGGCCGACGAAGACCGGGTGGGGGGCAGGGCTGACAAAGACAGGTGAGGAGAAGGCGTTTCTGGACGATTTCGCGGACTCGATCAAAGTCGCGAAGCGGCTGGGCGCGGAGAACTTAATCACGTTTGTTGGCGTGACGCAGCCGGATATTCCGTGGCAAACGCAGCATGACCAGATTGTCACCGGGCTGAAGGCGGCGGGAGATTTGGCGGGGGCGGCGGGCGTTTACGCGACGCTGGAGCCGCTGAACGGCGTCGAAAACGCGCAGATGGCGATAATCACCAGCGCCCGCGCTTACGAGATCGCGAAAGAAGTGAATCACGAGCGCGTCAAAGTCGACTTCGATCTCTACCATCGCCAGCTCGGAGAAGGCAACCTTCTCGATACCTTAAAGGATGGAATCGCGAAGGGCTACGTGCGCTTTGTCGAAGTGGGCGATGTCCCAGGCCGATTCGAGCCAGGAACCGGTGAAGTAAACTATCCCCGGATCTTCCAGGTCCTGCGTGAGATCGGCTACGCGGGCTACATCGGCATGGAGCACAGGACCACGACCACGCCAAAAGAAGCGTTCGACAAGGTGAAGGCGCTGGCGGGGCTGGCGTAA
- a CDS encoding PEP-CTERM sorting domain-containing protein (PEP-CTERM proteins occur, often in large numbers, in the proteomes of bacteria that also encode an exosortase, a predicted intramembrane cysteine proteinase. The presence of a PEP-CTERM domain at a protein's C-terminus predicts cleavage within the sorting domain, followed by covalent anchoring to some some component of the (usually Gram-negative) cell surface. Many PEP-CTERM proteins exhibit an unusual sequence composition that includes large numbers of potential glycosylation sites. Expression of one such protein has been shown restore the ability of a bacterium to form floc, a type of biofilm.) — translation MKQVFPGSFGRFLAPFAAALGLAVFPSPAGAANLTFHQADWLSDFTGFTSQNSDWGQVDIHLTSSDLSALQYDPSSSTYTGYINVVTNVQDGATMNWAVQNLPVQFQGLSSFNGSLPDSVMFDLGVTPGMDVTQLGYYATINMDPLGLAPTGSFATAGVDNLSLLYGGVDGTDPDTGTTFLGGTGRDAPPKAENFKGANAGETQGKGGQIAGKETDVAAVDEDKMGCVPGATARSIKYLQSQHKNVNTPDSAQDVYNALKTTMQSSVGDGGNGTNVDNLKPGKDAYDKAKKLPIKTEKNGGIANAIAALNKKKDVEVILKSKGQGGHCAFVSKIIPTLDKKGRVVSYTISTIDDPTQGNHKAENRKADYTVKPNGDITSPGNFAKVDTYFIETAVPEPSSSAALFAGFVSLVFFAGRRRSSLTA, via the coding sequence ATGAAGCAAGTCTTTCCAGGGTCCTTCGGGCGATTTCTTGCCCCGTTCGCGGCGGCGCTCGGGCTCGCCGTCTTCCCCTCTCCCGCCGGCGCGGCGAACCTTACCTTCCATCAGGCGGACTGGCTGTCGGATTTCACCGGATTCACCAGTCAGAATTCCGACTGGGGCCAGGTGGACATCCACCTGACCAGCTCGGACCTCAGCGCTCTTCAGTACGATCCTTCGAGCTCTACGTACACGGGTTACATCAACGTGGTGACGAATGTTCAGGACGGCGCCACGATGAACTGGGCGGTGCAAAACCTTCCGGTTCAATTTCAGGGTCTGTCCTCGTTCAACGGCAGCCTGCCGGACTCGGTCATGTTCGATCTGGGAGTCACGCCGGGAATGGACGTCACCCAGCTCGGCTATTACGCGACGATCAATATGGATCCGCTGGGCCTCGCGCCCACTGGCAGCTTCGCCACGGCGGGAGTTGACAACTTGTCTCTGCTCTACGGCGGCGTGGACGGTACGGACCCGGATACGGGGACGACCTTCCTCGGCGGCACGGGACGCGACGCGCCTCCCAAGGCCGAAAATTTCAAAGGCGCCAACGCGGGTGAGACGCAGGGGAAAGGCGGGCAGATCGCGGGAAAAGAAACGGATGTCGCGGCGGTGGACGAAGACAAAATGGGCTGCGTGCCGGGCGCCACAGCGCGCTCCATCAAGTATCTGCAATCGCAGCACAAAAACGTCAATACCCCCGACTCAGCGCAGGACGTCTACAATGCGCTGAAGACCACGATGCAATCGAGCGTGGGAGACGGCGGCAACGGCACCAATGTTGACAATCTGAAACCAGGAAAGGACGCCTACGACAAGGCGAAGAAGCTGCCGATCAAAACCGAGAAGAACGGCGGGATTGCCAACGCCATCGCCGCACTGAATAAAAAGAAAGACGTCGAGGTGATTTTGAAGTCGAAGGGCCAGGGCGGGCACTGCGCTTTTGTCTCCAAGATCATTCCCACGCTGGATAAGAAGGGACGCGTCGTCAGTTACACCATCTCCACGATTGACGACCCCACACAGGGCAATCACAAAGCTGAGAACCGTAAGGCCGACTATACGGTCAAGCCGAACGGCGATATCACCAGCCCCGGAAACTTCGCCAAAGTCGATACCTACTTCATCGAAACCGCCGTCCCCGAACCCAGCTCATCCGCCGCACTCTTCGCCGGATTCGTGAGCCTCGTTTTCTTCGCCGGCCGCCGCCGCAGCAGCCTCACGGCGTAG
- a CDS encoding alpha/beta hydrolase family protein, translated as MRKWVPLCLAILPALAATAEANNLVSVHKNGALSPANFNTRAKAAIGDIHLATQTTEFYKIRYRSVDAKGRPAVLSGLLVLPHGGAPRGLIVFDHGTISHREAAPSRYTGAAKSSEEQAATLAFASGGYAIAMPDYPGLGDDKGIHPFPMARLSSPSSVDLIAPARAAAQQLHITVGRPLFITGYSEGGAIAMWTVRTLEQSPAMAAQLTASAPLSGPYDLSDVTPRSLLAPSANATVFAGRLYLMAYLMHTAYKNRGVKLTDYLAPAMALVVSRVFDRGLTDEVIVKRLVVTATLLRAKNSMDRLTTPRLREALRKTDPADPIMRELLENNCYDWSPRARMLLVCLQSDPLVTAENTHETLRAMRGRGVSLLTVQEHTLTSPTLTHITAIVPALLQARRFFDERGQTLSRTNPPQ; from the coding sequence TTGCGAAAATGGGTCCCGCTATGTCTCGCCATCCTGCCGGCGCTCGCCGCCACGGCCGAGGCGAACAATCTCGTCTCCGTTCATAAAAACGGCGCTCTCTCGCCGGCGAATTTTAATACCCGAGCCAAAGCCGCCATCGGCGATATCCATCTCGCCACTCAAACGACGGAATTCTATAAGATCCGATATCGATCGGTCGACGCCAAAGGCCGGCCGGCGGTCCTCAGCGGTTTGCTTGTCCTGCCGCATGGCGGCGCGCCCCGAGGCTTGATCGTCTTTGACCATGGGACGATCTCCCACCGGGAGGCCGCTCCCTCGCGGTACACTGGCGCCGCGAAGTCATCCGAGGAACAGGCGGCGACGCTGGCGTTCGCCTCCGGCGGATACGCGATCGCGATGCCCGATTATCCGGGCCTGGGCGACGACAAAGGGATTCACCCATTCCCAATGGCGCGGCTCAGCAGTCCCTCGTCCGTAGATCTGATCGCGCCCGCCCGGGCGGCGGCCCAGCAGCTTCACATCACGGTCGGCCGCCCCCTCTTCATCACCGGCTATTCCGAAGGCGGCGCGATCGCGATGTGGACCGTGCGGACGCTGGAGCAAAGTCCCGCCATGGCCGCCCAGCTAACGGCGTCCGCGCCGCTCTCCGGCCCATACGATCTGAGCGATGTCACGCCGCGATCCCTGCTCGCGCCCAGCGCAAACGCCACCGTGTTCGCGGGACGCCTGTATCTGATGGCCTATCTGATGCACACCGCCTATAAGAACCGTGGGGTGAAGCTCACGGACTACCTCGCCCCCGCGATGGCCCTGGTCGTCTCACGCGTCTTCGATCGCGGGCTTACCGACGAAGTGATCGTCAAACGGCTGGTCGTAACCGCCACCCTGCTGCGCGCCAAAAACTCGATGGACCGCCTCACGACTCCCAGGCTCCGCGAGGCCCTGCGCAAAACCGACCCCGCCGACCCCATCATGCGCGAGCTTCTTGAGAATAACTGCTACGACTGGTCACCCCGCGCCCGGATGCTGCTAGTCTGCCTGCAATCCGACCCACTTGTCACCGCCGAGAATACCCACGAAACCCTGCGCGCCATGCGTGGGCGCGGCGTCAGCCTCCTCACCGTCCAGGAGCACACGCTCACCAGCCCCACCCTGACCCACATCACCGCCATCGTCCCCGCCCTGCTCCAAGCCCGGCGTTTTTTTGACGAGCGAGGGCAAACGCTCTCTCGTACAAACCCACCCCAATGA
- a CDS encoding Fic family protein: MAQGNEKLAAAMEALQAVQKHGIVRSEDLSRRYRDRLVTAGFLTPIINGWLQVANPTAPSGSTASWFGAYWSFISQYLQARFGDEYCLSAEASIKKHVQSTIIPQQILVSVTSRINNTISLPHDTSITVFASPENISAQQKMKIDGVWTLSLAAAICKVSEPYYANNAEEMELALRMVRDPSELLEILLENGSTTKAGRLVGAYNFLGDTKTASRIKSAMVAAGHTIEEKNPFRRPEPMLSGRTRIVSPHIARLEGLWADMRDQVIEQFADYNIPLLSTAEYLADLEDRYAADAYNSLSIEGYRVTPELIQRVRDYGWNPEATPEDRMHQDALAAHGYYLAFQAVKQSIERILNGVEAAKVIDNDFHDWYTQMFSPQATAGIIKPAQLAGYRNNPVYLRGSMHVPPAAESVPDCMDTFIELMTAEENAAVQAVLGHFIFVFVHPYTDGNGRIGRFIMNAGFSSGGFPWTVIHQNRREEYLAALEEASVRRNITPFAQFVREEMESKRTGA; the protein is encoded by the coding sequence ATGGCTCAAGGTAATGAAAAACTCGCGGCGGCGATGGAGGCGCTTCAGGCAGTTCAGAAACACGGCATAGTGCGCTCTGAGGATCTGAGCAGGCGCTATCGTGATCGCCTGGTAACTGCAGGCTTTCTCACACCCATCATCAATGGCTGGCTTCAGGTTGCAAACCCTACAGCGCCATCAGGCTCCACGGCGTCATGGTTCGGCGCATATTGGTCATTCATCTCCCAGTATCTCCAAGCGCGCTTCGGTGACGAATACTGCTTATCTGCGGAAGCATCGATTAAGAAGCATGTTCAATCGACCATTATCCCACAGCAAATCCTAGTCAGCGTCACGAGCAGGATCAATAATACGATTAGCCTGCCGCATGATACTTCCATCACGGTGTTCGCTTCACCTGAAAATATCTCTGCCCAACAGAAGATGAAGATCGACGGCGTCTGGACTCTCAGCCTAGCCGCCGCCATCTGCAAAGTCTCTGAACCCTATTATGCAAACAATGCAGAAGAGATGGAACTGGCGCTTCGGATGGTGCGCGATCCCAGCGAACTGCTCGAAATTCTGCTGGAAAACGGCAGCACCACCAAAGCAGGAAGACTGGTTGGGGCTTACAATTTTCTAGGAGACACCAAGACAGCAAGCCGCATAAAATCGGCGATGGTTGCCGCAGGACACACAATTGAAGAGAAGAACCCGTTTCGCCGCCCTGAGCCAATGCTCAGTGGGCGAACACGCATTGTATCGCCGCACATCGCTCGTTTAGAAGGTCTGTGGGCAGACATGCGCGATCAAGTTATCGAGCAATTCGCGGACTATAATATTCCTCTACTCTCCACTGCAGAATATTTAGCGGACCTCGAAGATAGATATGCCGCAGATGCGTATAATTCGCTGTCCATTGAAGGCTATCGCGTCACTCCCGAACTGATTCAGCGCGTACGCGACTACGGATGGAATCCCGAAGCCACTCCCGAAGATCGCATGCATCAAGACGCGCTGGCCGCGCACGGATACTATTTAGCGTTTCAAGCTGTAAAACAGAGCATCGAGCGAATCTTGAATGGAGTTGAGGCGGCAAAAGTCATCGATAACGATTTTCATGACTGGTATACACAGATGTTCTCCCCTCAGGCGACGGCTGGAATTATCAAGCCCGCACAACTGGCAGGATACCGCAATAATCCTGTCTACCTGCGAGGATCCATGCACGTTCCGCCAGCCGCCGAGTCTGTACCGGACTGCATGGATACCTTTATCGAGCTGATGACGGCGGAAGAGAACGCCGCCGTTCAAGCCGTGCTGGGGCATTTTATCTTTGTGTTCGTTCATCCCTATACGGATGGCAACGGGCGAATCGGCAGATTCATCATGAATGCGGGGTTCAGTTCTGGCGGTTTCCCGTGGACAGTCATCCATCAGAACCGGCGTGAAGAGTATCTTGCAGCGCTCGAAGAAGCGTCTGTGAGACGCAATATCACTCCTTTTGCACAGTTCGTACGCGAAGAGATGGAAAGCAAGCGCACGGGAGCTTGA
- the pcrA gene encoding DNA helicase PcrA encodes MISPLLEGLNEPQTQAVLHETGPLLIFAGAGSGKTNALTKRIAYLIRERYVRPYNILAVTFTNKAAAEMKERIVRLVGETVTRELWAGTFHSLCARILRERGTMIGLDKNFVIYDDGDQLSLIKEAVQEQHLDEKQFAPRAILSQISKYKETMQGPEDIKGDYTASPFERAVAGVYQSYQEKLALSNALDFDDLIMKTVQLLRESDKAREHYQNRFQYVHCDEFQDVNDSQYKLLSLFSGKHRNICAVGDDDQSIYAFRGANVQIILNFERDFPDATIIKLEQNYRSTRTILDAAYHVVKNNRGRADKRLWTDKAEGESVTLIEAPNEVEEAVAIVNIIKEATITGDRRYQDFAVLYRANAQSRAMEEQFINYRIPYKIVGGVRFYERREIKDIIAYLRVITNPFDGLSMRRIINVPARAIGVTTIDKINNFASRYEISFWDACRRVNEIELSSRTRHNVQAFVKMIEYLIGRRENQGVVELLQNVIDTSGYIDALKREKTPESDSRIENVRELLTVAHAFEEQTAEPEDRTLSMFLENVALVSDLDSLEDDANSVTLMTLHAAKGLEFPVVFMIGMEEAVFPHSRSMGKQAELEEERRLCYVGITRAQTELYMSYAGARTLFGQTQRNPVSRFISEIPMSLFLAKSTRRPSMEPYQSTLGTNQYRAESHIAPRWDDLARGSAQKARTTAAPPVDRPFNLGQKVKHEKFGTGTVVSFEGDTVVTIAFPAPVGIKKLDTGFAKLEKA; translated from the coding sequence ATGATCTCTCCACTCTTAGAAGGCCTCAACGAGCCGCAGACGCAGGCGGTGCTGCATGAAACCGGGCCGCTGCTGATCTTTGCCGGCGCGGGGTCGGGCAAGACGAATGCGTTGACGAAGCGGATTGCGTATCTGATTCGTGAGCGGTATGTGCGGCCGTACAACATTTTGGCAGTCACCTTTACCAATAAAGCGGCGGCGGAGATGAAGGAGCGTATCGTGCGGCTCGTTGGCGAGACGGTGACGCGGGAGCTGTGGGCGGGGACGTTTCACTCGCTGTGCGCGCGGATCCTGCGGGAGCGCGGCACGATGATCGGGCTGGACAAGAACTTTGTCATCTATGATGATGGGGATCAGTTGTCGCTGATCAAGGAGGCGGTGCAGGAACAGCATCTTGATGAGAAGCAGTTCGCGCCGCGCGCGATCCTGTCGCAGATCAGCAAGTATAAAGAGACGATGCAGGGGCCGGAAGATATCAAGGGCGACTACACGGCGTCGCCGTTCGAGCGGGCGGTGGCGGGGGTCTATCAGTCGTATCAGGAGAAGCTGGCGCTGTCGAATGCGCTGGACTTCGACGATCTGATCATGAAGACCGTGCAGCTTTTGCGGGAATCGGACAAGGCGCGCGAGCATTACCAGAACCGATTCCAGTATGTCCACTGCGATGAGTTTCAGGACGTCAACGACAGCCAGTACAAGCTGCTTTCGCTCTTCTCCGGCAAGCACCGCAATATCTGCGCGGTCGGCGACGACGATCAGAGCATCTACGCTTTCCGCGGCGCGAATGTCCAGATCATCCTGAACTTCGAGCGCGACTTCCCCGACGCCACGATTATCAAATTAGAGCAGAACTATCGCTCGACGCGCACGATTCTGGACGCTGCGTATCATGTGGTCAAGAACAATCGGGGACGCGCGGACAAGCGGCTCTGGACTGATAAGGCCGAAGGCGAGAGCGTGACGCTGATCGAGGCGCCCAATGAGGTGGAGGAGGCGGTCGCGATCGTCAACATCATCAAAGAGGCGACCATCACCGGCGACCGGCGCTATCAAGACTTCGCCGTGCTCTACCGCGCCAACGCGCAGTCGCGGGCGATGGAAGAGCAGTTTATCAATTATCGGATCCCATATAAGATTGTCGGCGGCGTGCGGTTCTACGAGCGGCGTGAGATCAAGGACATCATCGCGTATCTTCGCGTCATCACCAACCCGTTCGATGGGCTGTCGATGCGGCGCATCATCAACGTCCCCGCCCGCGCCATCGGCGTCACGACCATCGACAAGATCAACAACTTCGCCTCCCGGTACGAGATCTCATTTTGGGACGCCTGCCGCCGGGTCAACGAGATCGAACTCTCGTCGCGCACCCGGCACAACGTCCAGGCGTTCGTCAAGATGATCGAGTACCTGATCGGCCGGCGCGAGAACCAGGGCGTGGTCGAGTTATTGCAGAACGTGATCGATACGTCGGGGTACATCGACGCCCTCAAGCGCGAGAAGACGCCCGAATCGGATTCGCGCATTGAAAACGTCCGCGAGCTTCTCACCGTCGCCCATGCCTTCGAGGAGCAGACCGCCGAACCCGAAGACCGCACGCTGTCGATGTTCCTGGAAAATGTCGCGCTCGTCTCCGACCTCGACTCCCTGGAAGACGACGCCAACTCCGTCACGCTCATGACCCTGCACGCCGCCAAGGGCCTGGAGTTCCCAGTCGTGTTCATGATCGGCATGGAGGAAGCCGTCTTCCCGCACAGCCGCAGCATGGGCAAACAGGCCGAGCTCGAAGAAGAACGACGTCTCTGCTATGTCGGCATCACCCGCGCGCAGACCGAGCTCTACATGTCCTACGCCGGCGCGCGCACCCTGTTCGGCCAGACCCAACGCAACCCGGTCTCGCGCTTCATCTCCGAGATCCCCATGTCGCTCTTTCTGGCGAAGTCCACCCGCCGCCCGTCCATGGAGCCCTACCAGAGCACCCTTGGAACCAACCAGTACCGCGCCGAAAGCCACATCGCCCCCCGCTGGGACGACCTCGCGCGCGGCAGCGCCCAGAAAGCCCGCACCACCGCCGCCCCGCCCGTCGACCGCCCGTTCAACCTCGGCCAAAAAGTCAAACACGAGAAGTTCGGCACCGGAACCGTCGTCAGCTTCGAAGGCGACACCGTCGTCACGATCGCGTTCCCCGCGCCGGTGGGGATCAAAAAGCTGGACACAGGATTTGCAAAGCTGGAGAAGGCGTAA